The genomic interval TATCGGCGTTTGGAGCCGCAAGCACCAGGTTAGCCTTAACCGTAAAGGGGATCAGGGATGGGAAGCAGGGGTCTTAATCGGGGGCATTGCATTAGATAAATCCAGCCCCATTCGGCAAATTCAGCTCAGTACGGATGATGGTAAGACCTGGCAACGGGCAGACCAAAATCATCCCGTTTCTCCCCACGAGTGGACGTTGTGGCGTTACTTGTGGCAGCCCAAACAGCCTGGGAATTATGTGATAATGGCTCGTGCCGAATCAGAACGCCAAACCCAACCCCTGGAGGATAGGGACAGTATGGATGGCAGTTCAGGAGTGCTTAGAATTCAAGTAACCCTGGCAGCCTGAAGCAGAACAACGGCATAGGCAGCGATTCCTTCCTCGCGCCCGGTGGCATCTAATTTCTCGTTTGTGGTGGCTTTAACGCCCACCTGGTCAGGGTGGAGGTTGAGAACCTTAGCGAGACGATCGCGCATCGTTGAAATATGGGGCTTCAGCTTCGGTCGTTCCGCAATTAACACTGAATCAATATTGCTGATCGCCCATCCTTTTGTTTGAATAAGCTGATCGACCTGAGCCAACAATTTCAAGCTGTCTGCGCCCTCCCACTTTGGGTCTGTTGGCGGAAAATAGTGCCCAATATCTCCCAGGCTTAAGGCTCCTAGCATCGCATCCATAATCGCATGGGTTAGCACATCGGCATCGCTGTGGCCCAGCAACCCCAACTCGTGAGGAATTCTTACTCCCCCCAAAATCAGAGGACGATCTGGAACCAGACGGTGAATATCGTACCCATTCCCAATCCGAATGCTGACTGACATCTTGCAAACCTCAGAACTGCTTTAGTTTAGCCTGTAAACGAACACTTCTATTGTTTTTATAGTTCAAATGGACTATAAAAAACAGAGTTGGGAATTGTCCTGCTAATGTGGGAATTCTATTTCCTAGGTGAGGTACGTTGTAGGTCACCTAAAACCAGCAATGAGGATTAAATAACGAAACTTTTGTCGATTATTTGCTCCGTATTCCTTTGCAGAATCAGAAACCAGGTGAGTTTAAGCAATGGCAGAGTATCAAAAGATTGAGTATCGCATTGGTAAAGACGGAAAGGTGACTGAAACAGTTCTTGATGGCAAAGGTGAAACCTGCCTACTGGTAACAGAAGGATTGGAGCGATCGCTGGGTGAAGTCGAATCCCGTGAATTGTTGCCTGAATACGATGGCGATGCCGAAAATGCGGTTGGCATTGATGCCGTAACGTCACAGTCACAAACGCTCCAGCAGGGTTAGCCGCATGGATACGGCATGGATTC from Kovacikia minuta CCNUW1 carries:
- a CDS encoding DUF2997 domain-containing protein, encoding MAEYQKIEYRIGKDGKVTETVLDGKGETCLLVTEGLERSLGEVESRELLPEYDGDAENAVGIDAVTSQSQTLQQG
- the ispF gene encoding 2-C-methyl-D-erythritol 2,4-cyclodiphosphate synthase: MSVSIRIGNGYDIHRLVPDRPLILGGVRIPHELGLLGHSDADVLTHAIMDAMLGALSLGDIGHYFPPTDPKWEGADSLKLLAQVDQLIQTKGWAISNIDSVLIAERPKLKPHISTMRDRLAKVLNLHPDQVGVKATTNEKLDATGREEGIAAYAVVLLQAARVT